One Candidatus Ornithobacterium hominis genomic region harbors:
- the imm40 gene encoding Imm40 family immunity protein, with amino-acid sequence MEKLKDIMKTKGICLLEFGVNSRAFNREEIQDILEILREEGIAIKGGDVWKKNDNNIILTYDNWYCERNQNETYSDFVNRSIEYANIYINNYNIGKGDLYFELVI; translated from the coding sequence ATGGAAAAATTAAAAGATATTATGAAAACAAAAGGTATTTGTTTATTAGAGTTTGGAGTAAATAGTAGAGCTTTTAATAGAGAGGAGATACAAGATATACTGGAGATTTTAAGAGAAGAAGGTATTGCCATAAAAGGAGGAGATGTTTGGAAGAAGAATGACAATAACATTATCCTTACTTATGATAATTGGTATTGTGAAAGAAACCAAAATGAAACTTACTCTGATTTTGTTAATAGAAGTATAGAATATGCTAATATATATATTAATAATTATAATATAGGAAAAGGAGATTTATATTTCGAATTAGTAATATAA
- a CDS encoding RHS repeat-associated core domain-containing protein, which yields MPYLFNGKELDSETGLYYYGARYYDPRVSLWLNVDPMMLRDEAMEDEDSSNGGVFNPMNNAVYTFSYQNPVKYVDPDGECPNCITAAGGALVGAIIGGGIEAGMQLYKNGKITSWKAIGGSVAQGAITGAVAGFTGGASLAVTAGVAGGANVVGGVVNRAIQGKKTTATDVVVDATVGAAFGAAGKHIGGNRNLYVVSSKTGKSVTKSFFSNTRYTNKVLGQMKKGDAHSFPESVKSFESNGTISTIIGGDGVSRQMLKIPGKYKGKQGNFEFIKEPNGNINHRLFRPDK from the coding sequence ATGCCGTATTTGTTTAATGGGAAGGAATTAGACAGCGAGACAGGGCTTTACTACTACGGAGCGAGATACTATGACCCGAGAGTAAGTCTGTGGCTCAATGTAGACCCTATGATGCTGAGAGACGAAGCTATGGAGGATGAAGATTCTTCTAATGGTGGGGTATTTAATCCAATGAACAATGCTGTTTATACATTTAGTTACCAAAATCCTGTAAAATATGTAGACCCTGATGGAGAGTGTCCCAATTGTATAACAGCTGCTGGTGGAGCCTTAGTAGGTGCTATCATAGGAGGAGGAATAGAAGCTGGAATGCAGCTTTATAAAAATGGTAAAATAACTAGTTGGAAAGCCATAGGAGGAAGTGTGGCACAAGGAGCTATAACAGGTGCAGTAGCAGGATTTACAGGTGGAGCCAGTTTAGCAGTAACAGCTGGAGTAGCAGGTGGAGCAAATGTTGTAGGGGGAGTAGTTAATAGAGCCATACAAGGAAAGAAAACTACTGCAACTGATGTAGTAGTAGACGCAACAGTAGGTGCTGCTTTTGGGGCTGCTGGAAAACACATAGGAGGTAATAGAAATTTATATGTAGTTTCTTCAAAAACAGGAAAGAGTGTCACAAAATCCTTCTTTTCTAATACCAGATATACAAATAAAGTACTTGGACAAATGAAAAAGGGAGATGCTCACTCTTTTCCAGAGTCTGTGAAATCTTTTGAATCTAATGGAACAATCTCTACTATTATAGGGGGAGATGGTGTTTCTAGACAAATGTTAAAAATACCTGGTAAATATAAAGGAAAACAAGGGAATTTTGAATTTATAAAAGAACCTAATGGTAATATTAATCATCGCCTATTTAGACCCGATAAATAA
- a CDS encoding DUF4265 domain-containing protein, protein MIKSKIKFVYYDLKGELATESLWADKYGNYYQVKNIPFFFPNIAYNDVIKVEEDSGELFFDELIIPSGNSTIQIVIYKITHKKNILKELKQLGCGWEGLRDQPYYSINIPKEVNLDIVISYLEEECKKNILDYKVACIG, encoded by the coding sequence ATGATAAAGAGTAAAATAAAATTTGTATATTACGATTTGAAAGGTGAATTAGCTACTGAAAGCCTCTGGGCTGATAAATATGGAAATTATTATCAGGTCAAAAATATCCCTTTTTTTTTCCCTAATATTGCATATAATGATGTAATAAAAGTAGAAGAAGATAGTGGAGAATTGTTTTTTGACGAATTGATAATACCCTCTGGAAATTCTACTATACAAATAGTTATATATAAAATAACTCATAAAAAAAATATATTAAAAGAACTTAAACAATTAGGATGTGGTTGGGAAGGACTAAGGGATCAGCCTTATTACTCTATTAATATTCCAAAAGAAGTAAATTTAGATATAGTAATTTCTTATTTAGAAGAAGAATGTAAGAAAAATATTTTGGACTATAAAGTAGCTTGTATAGGGTAA